GTCATTTTAGTCCGCCGAAGACCGCATGGGTCTGAACCGAAGTGGTGAGCGGTGACCTGTGCCCTCTGGGTATTTGTGCCCGAAAGGGTACTCTCATGCAGCCTTATCATTTTTTCAAATATGTATAACCCCAAACCCACACAAAATGGAAGAGAACCGCTTTTTTCAACTTCTTTTCCGCCCTCAACTCTCTCAACTTCTCTTTTCCTGGCCTTCCTGCCTCCTGTCACCTTCTTCTCAAGTTGTCATATTGGGGAGAATGTGCTAAAAAAGGCTATGGCCAAAACGCTGCTGTCGGTCATTGTACCCGTATTCAACGAAAGAGATAACATCCGGCTCTTGTACCGCGAGATCCTGTCCGCCACGGATCCGTTGGATATAGAATTGGAAATGATCTTTGTCGATGACGGCAGTACGGACGCATCCCTGGAGACCCTGCTCGAGCTACGCGAAAGCGATCCCCGGGTACAAGTCATCCAGTTCCGTAAGAACTTCGGCCAGAGTTCCGCCATTTCCGCGGGTTTCGATTTATGCCGCGGCGAACTTGTCATCACCATGGATGGGGACCTGCAAAACGACCCGGGCGATATTCCGCGCATTCTGGAAAAGCTTGCGGAGGGGTACGATATCGTAAACGGTTGGCGCAAAAAGCGCCGCGACAAATTCCTGACGCGTTTGCTGCCCTCTTTTATCGGCAACAAGTTGATTTCTTTCATCACCAAGGTCAAACTGCACGATTACGGCTGCACGTTGAGGGGGTTCCGCCGCGAAGTGGTCAAGAACCTGACATTGTACGGGGAAATGCACCGCTATATTCCGGCCATTGCATCGCGCATGGGGATTCGCTCCACCGAAATCCCGGTCAACCATCGAGAACGCAAGTTCGGGCAATCCAAGTACGGTCTGGGCCGAACCTTCCGCGTGATACTGGACCTGATCACCATCAAGTACCTCTTGTCCTATGCCCACCGTCCCCTGCAGATTTTCGGCGGGATCGGCCTCTTGATGCTCCTGGGCGGATTTCTGTCGGGCGCCTATCTGACGGTAATCAAATACGCGTATCTTCAGCCCATTGCCGGCCGGCCGCTGCTGTTTTTCACGATTCTCTTGATTTTCCTGGGATTTCAGGTGATCACCCTGGGATTGATCGCCGAAATGCTCACCAAGATCTATCACGAAGGTTTAAAGAAAACCACCTACTCAATCCGAGCCATCAATGGGGTCGATTATCATGAAAATCCTGATGATCGCCCCTGAACCCTTTTTTGAGCCCCGGGGCACGCCGTTTTCCGAATACTTTCGCATCCGCGCGCTAACCGATCTGGGGCACAAAGTCGATTTGGTCACCTACCCCATCGGCGCGGACAAAGAGGTTCCCGGACTCAGGATATTCCGTTCCCTGAGGCCCTTCTGGATCCGCCAGGTTAAAACCGGCCCTTCCGCCAGCAAACTGGTGCTGGACTTTTTTTTGTTTTTCTCTTCACTGAAACGGCTCCTGCTGGGGCGTTACGACGTGATTCATTCCCACGAAGAGGCCTCTCTGTTCGGCACCTTGTTCAGTGCCATCTTCCGTATTCCCCACCTCTACGACATGCACTCATCCCTGGTCCAACAGATGGACAACTTTCAATTCACCCGCTCACGTTTGGTACGGCGCCTGTTTGCGATCAATGAACGCTGGGCATTGAAACGGGCGCGGTCGGTTATCGTTATCTGCCGTTCTCTCTATGAACACGCCGCATCCATCACCACTGAAAAGAAATTAACCCTCATCGAAAACTTTATGGATGAATCTCCAAAGCAACTGGACCTGCATATGTTGAACGAAATCCGCGCGCATCTTCCCCGCCAACGACGCATCGTGACCTACACCGGTACCTTGGAACACTACCAGGGCATTCCCCTGCTGCTGGAGAGCCTGGCCTTCCTGGATCCGCGCTTTCATCTCGTACTGGTCGGCGGCAAGCCTTCCCAGATCGAGAAACTGCGCCAAATCGCCCGCAAACGCGGACTGGAAAAACGAATCCTCTTTGCCGGCCTGCGCCCGCATAAAGAAATCCCTTATTTTCTCCACCTGTCCCACGTTCTGGTATCGCCCCGTTCGCATGGAACCAACATCCCGCTCAAGATCTATGCCTACCTCAAGAGCGGAGTTCCCGTTGTGGCCACGAACCTGTACACGCATACCCAGACCCTGACCCCGGAAATCGCCGTACTGGTTGAACCGCGTGGCGATGCGCTGGCAAAAGGCATTGAACGCGCCGACAGCGAGGAAGGCCGCGCCATTGCCGCGGCGGCTGCGAGATTCTCTGAACGCCACTACTCTGCCGACCACTACCGGGAACGGGTTGCCCGGGCCCTGCTGCCAATTACGGAATCCCGCCGGGATTGAGGTTTCACCGTTCCCAAGCTATAATCTGGTCTACCCAAGCGATGATTACCACTCAAGGAGCAGGGAATGATTGAACGCTATTCAGTTAGAGAAGTACAGAAAATCTGGGACCGGCAGAACCGCTACCGGCGCTGGCTGGACGTGGAACTGGCCATTACCGAAGTCTGGCACCAGATGGGACAGGTGCCCGACAAAAGCATGGACCATATCCGCCGCACGGCCGCTTTTGACGCAGACCGGATCGATGAGATCGAGAAAGAGGTAAAGCACGACGTCATTGCGTTCCTGACCTCGGTGGAAGAGCACGTGGGCCCTGATTCCGCTTATATACACAAGGGCATCACCTCTTATGATATTGTTGACACCGCCCTCTCGCTTTTGATTCTGGAATCCCTCGAACTGGTGTTGGCGCAATCCCAACGGCTCCATCGAGCCCTGCTTGCCCGTGCCTATGAATGCAAGGACTTGATGGGAATCGGGCGTACCCACGGAATCCACGCCGAACCCATTTCCTACGGCGTTAAATTTCTGCTCTG
This sequence is a window from Candidatus Aminicenantes bacterium. Protein-coding genes within it:
- a CDS encoding glycosyltransferase; the encoded protein is MAKTLLSVIVPVFNERDNIRLLYREILSATDPLDIELEMIFVDDGSTDASLETLLELRESDPRVQVIQFRKNFGQSSAISAGFDLCRGELVITMDGDLQNDPGDIPRILEKLAEGYDIVNGWRKKRRDKFLTRLLPSFIGNKLISFITKVKLHDYGCTLRGFRREVVKNLTLYGEMHRYIPAIASRMGIRSTEIPVNHRERKFGQSKYGLGRTFRVILDLITIKYLLSYAHRPLQIFGGIGLLMLLGGFLSGAYLTVIKYAYLQPIAGRPLLFFTILLIFLGFQVITLGLIAEMLTKIYHEGLKKTTYSIRAINGVDYHENPDDRP
- a CDS encoding glycosyltransferase encodes the protein MGSIIMKILMIAPEPFFEPRGTPFSEYFRIRALTDLGHKVDLVTYPIGADKEVPGLRIFRSLRPFWIRQVKTGPSASKLVLDFFLFFSSLKRLLLGRYDVIHSHEEASLFGTLFSAIFRIPHLYDMHSSLVQQMDNFQFTRSRLVRRLFAINERWALKRARSVIVICRSLYEHAASITTEKKLTLIENFMDESPKQLDLHMLNEIRAHLPRQRRIVTYTGTLEHYQGIPLLLESLAFLDPRFHLVLVGGKPSQIEKLRQIARKRGLEKRILFAGLRPHKEIPYFLHLSHVLVSPRSHGTNIPLKIYAYLKSGVPVVATNLYTHTQTLTPEIAVLVEPRGDALAKGIERADSEEGRAIAAAAARFSERHYSADHYRERVARALLPITESRRD